One Nitrosomonas sp. PY1 DNA window includes the following coding sequences:
- a CDS encoding DUF2868 domain-containing protein: MKPLSFSDVVRIEQLRNIEATQREQLSYDSIKDMPAAPSREFHYVDFVHRLRDRANFLIRENKLQDTLQQPSQYFVYAQRICMFLALLLGGLAASQAVSESSILNIYWLLAVLLGFNFISLTLWSIGILMKIPGLSNGIIAQLVSWLPFRQHKEPTIASIASRAWWERYLTGRIGKWRISALTHKFWLVYLISGLVLLVLMMLAKQYNFTWGTTLLPDGSLPQITRLLGAPLEAIGLPVPQDEQIIVSRIGIEGQDTETRTAWASFLIGTLLLYGIVPRMLVLGLSLLMQRWYQNRFKLDLYLPYYITLRQQLMGSQMETAVIDADPYAKKSHIQQISDVRHSVQKSTLPRNIIAFGIELDASVSWPDGIHCRTNIIDQNSQDEVLSVIRKLKEPLLLGVAAHRLPDRGVQRLVKELVNNAAKKPWMILLKQNTSVPIASTRELAWFRLAEACGIPADQVISR; this comes from the coding sequence ATGAAGCCACTAAGTTTTTCTGATGTGGTGCGCATTGAGCAATTGCGTAACATCGAAGCAACACAAAGAGAGCAGTTATCCTATGACAGTATCAAGGATATGCCTGCAGCCCCTTCACGAGAGTTTCATTATGTGGATTTTGTGCATCGCCTTCGTGATCGCGCAAATTTCTTGATTCGCGAAAATAAATTACAAGATACCTTACAGCAACCAAGTCAGTACTTTGTGTATGCACAAAGAATTTGCATGTTTTTGGCCTTGTTGTTGGGAGGACTGGCTGCAAGTCAGGCAGTCAGCGAGTCTTCTATTTTAAACATCTATTGGTTGCTGGCTGTTTTGCTTGGTTTTAATTTCATTTCCTTGACGCTATGGTCAATAGGTATATTGATGAAAATACCGGGACTCAGTAATGGCATAATTGCCCAATTAGTGAGCTGGTTGCCTTTCCGGCAGCATAAGGAACCGACGATTGCTTCTATCGCGTCGCGTGCTTGGTGGGAAAGGTATTTAACAGGCCGCATCGGGAAATGGCGTATTAGCGCATTGACGCATAAATTTTGGTTGGTATATCTTATTTCCGGTTTGGTGTTGTTAGTCTTAATGATGCTCGCCAAGCAATATAATTTTACTTGGGGAACGACATTATTACCGGACGGTAGTCTACCGCAAATAACACGTTTACTGGGTGCTCCGTTGGAAGCAATTGGGTTGCCTGTGCCTCAAGATGAGCAGATTATTGTCAGTCGTATTGGTATCGAAGGCCAAGACACCGAAACGCGAACGGCATGGGCTAGTTTCCTGATCGGAACATTGTTGTTGTATGGTATTGTTCCACGCATGCTGGTACTTGGTTTATCGTTGTTGATGCAGCGTTGGTATCAGAATCGCTTTAAACTCGATCTTTACTTGCCTTATTACATTACACTGCGTCAACAACTCATGGGATCGCAAATGGAAACAGCGGTGATTGATGCTGATCCCTATGCTAAAAAATCTCACATTCAGCAAATCAGTGATGTGAGGCATTCCGTTCAAAAATCTACCTTGCCACGCAATATCATTGCGTTCGGTATCGAATTAGATGCTTCTGTATCTTGGCCTGATGGAATTCATTGCCGTACTAATATCATTGATCAGAATTCGCAGGATGAAGTGCTCTCGGTTATCCGGAAACTAAAAGAACCATTGTTGTTAGGTGTTGCTGCACACCGATTACCGGATCGAGGTGTACAACGTTTGGTCAAGGAACTGGTGAATAATGCAGCGAAAAAACCTTGGATGATTTTGTTGAAACAAAATACTTCAGTGCCTATTGCTAGCACTCGTGAACTGGCTTGGTTTCGTCTCGCTGAAGCTTGTGGCATTCCTGCAGATCAGGTAATCAGTAGATAA
- a CDS encoding ABC-F family ATP-binding cassette domain-containing protein, with amino-acid sequence MLTIQSLTYLQNGNPLLEKCDLQVFSNQRIGLVGRNGCGKSTLFQLIRGVKQPDSGEIVFQSGKTIAFVEQEIINSKLSVIEFVLDGDVELRKLEKILSQPQHDNAWFEAQQRFEIIGGYTAQARAAQLLNGLGFSNDALQRFVHQFSGGWRMRLNLARALMHRADLLLLDEPTNHLDLEAIVWLENYLLNYPGSIIVVSHDREFLNTCINRIAYINNHKIDTYQGNYDDFEQARAERLMQHTQAYEQQQKHIAHMEDFVRRFRAKATKAKQAQSRIKALERLTRLAPLHIEEGHFELRIDAPERSPAVLMRIKDLSFGYGDHTLFEHVQLILQSGTRIALLGPNGSGKSTFIKLLVGEIQSTQGVIERSANLDIGYFAQHQLEHLDSQATPLQHIQKLAPTQTERNLRTFLGRFGLGGEHENRPVGTFSGGEKSRLALALLAWQKPHLLLLDEPTNHLDLDMRDALTLALEQYTGAVLLVSHDRSLIRAIADELWLVADKAVQPFNGGLEDYRAWVEAYQEKQIKPSQGKIQSAQSSANKSNKKSLLQKQAKLEAALDNAQKELAEINRRLADPMAYTNPSRVEIEKLGQTHAILVKKVTELEESWLALEAEIEK; translated from the coding sequence ATGCTCACTATTCAATCTTTAACTTATCTACAAAACGGTAATCCCCTGCTTGAAAAATGTGATCTGCAAGTTTTCTCCAACCAACGAATCGGTCTAGTAGGAAGAAACGGTTGTGGTAAATCAACCTTATTCCAATTAATACGCGGTGTAAAGCAACCGGATAGTGGAGAAATTGTGTTTCAGTCCGGAAAAACCATCGCCTTTGTAGAACAAGAAATCATTAACTCCAAGTTATCGGTGATTGAATTTGTGCTTGATGGTGATGTGGAATTACGCAAGCTCGAGAAAATACTTTCACAACCACAGCATGATAATGCTTGGTTTGAAGCGCAACAGCGCTTTGAAATCATTGGTGGCTATACCGCCCAAGCTCGTGCGGCGCAGTTATTAAACGGTCTTGGTTTTTCTAATGATGCGTTGCAAAGGTTCGTTCATCAATTTTCCGGTGGTTGGCGTATGCGATTGAACCTGGCGCGCGCTTTGATGCACCGCGCTGATCTGTTGTTACTGGATGAGCCCACCAATCATCTCGATCTGGAAGCTATTGTTTGGCTGGAAAATTATCTATTAAATTATCCAGGCAGCATTATCGTAGTGTCTCATGATCGTGAGTTTCTAAATACCTGCATCAATCGGATTGCCTATATTAACAATCATAAAATTGATACTTATCAAGGTAATTATGATGATTTCGAACAAGCACGTGCAGAACGTTTGATGCAACATACGCAAGCCTATGAACAACAGCAAAAACACATTGCACATATGGAAGACTTTGTACGACGTTTTCGCGCCAAAGCAACCAAAGCGAAGCAAGCACAAAGTCGAATTAAAGCACTGGAACGATTAACGCGACTGGCCCCGCTACATATTGAAGAAGGACATTTTGAACTACGCATTGACGCACCCGAACGAAGCCCCGCAGTCTTGATGCGTATCAAAGATTTAAGTTTTGGTTATGGTGACCATACGCTATTCGAGCATGTTCAGTTGATACTACAGTCCGGAACTCGGATCGCCTTGCTAGGGCCAAATGGATCAGGAAAATCGACCTTCATCAAGTTGCTTGTAGGGGAAATTCAATCTACACAAGGTGTTATCGAGCGCTCTGCCAATCTCGATATTGGTTATTTTGCGCAACACCAATTAGAGCATCTTGATAGCCAAGCAACCCCGTTACAACACATTCAAAAACTTGCGCCCACACAAACCGAGCGTAATTTACGAACTTTTTTAGGTAGATTCGGCTTAGGCGGCGAGCATGAAAATAGACCTGTTGGTACTTTTTCCGGTGGAGAGAAGAGTCGTTTAGCACTCGCATTATTGGCATGGCAGAAACCCCATTTATTGCTATTGGATGAACCAACCAATCACTTAGACTTGGATATGCGCGATGCATTGACGCTGGCATTGGAGCAATACACAGGTGCGGTATTACTGGTATCGCATGATCGCAGCTTAATACGCGCAATTGCCGATGAATTATGGTTAGTCGCTGACAAAGCTGTACAGCCATTTAATGGTGGATTAGAAGATTACAGAGCTTGGGTAGAAGCTTATCAAGAGAAACAAATCAAACCTTCGCAAGGAAAAATACAGTCCGCACAATCTTCAGCTAACAAATCTAATAAAAAAAGTTTGCTGCAGAAACAAGCCAAACTAGAAGCTGCTTTGGATAATGCACAAAAGGAATTGGCCGAAATCAACCGACGCTTAGCTGATCCCATGGCCTATACAAACCCTTCTCGTGTTGAAATCGAAAAACTGGGTCAAACTCATGCAATTCTTGTAAAAAAAGTAACCGAACTGGAAGAGAGCTGGCTTGCTTTAGAAGCAGAGATCGAAAAATAA
- a CDS encoding IS110 family transposase: MKQVAVIGIDLAKNVFQIHGTNPSGFTVLKKKLSRRQMIEFFTQLSPCLIGMEACSSAHYWGRCLSDMGHTVRLMPPQFVKPYVKTNKNDARDAEAICEAVTRPNMRFVPIKSEEQQAVLVLHRVRAGIVKQRVALGNQIRGLLAEFGITIPRSFKQLNTRLIQIISSQDSQIPRDLNVMFSSLFQELTNLTCRIKVFDKQIESHLRSSKECQRILQIEGVGPLTATAVVASIGDIQNFKSASQFAAWLGLVPRQNSSGGKTQLQGISKRGDIYLRCLLVHGARAALSYAKRIDKLNSWQQAMLQRKTLNKVVVAMAHRTARRIWAVLTNDCAYDPSYPQRLVAQHY; the protein is encoded by the coding sequence ATGAAACAAGTTGCTGTAATAGGAATTGATCTTGCCAAAAACGTTTTTCAAATACATGGCACTAATCCGTCAGGATTTACTGTCCTGAAGAAGAAGCTCTCTCGCAGACAGATGATTGAATTCTTCACACAACTTTCCCCATGTCTGATCGGCATGGAAGCTTGCTCGTCTGCCCATTATTGGGGCAGATGCCTATCGGATATGGGACATACAGTACGATTGATGCCACCTCAGTTTGTCAAGCCTTATGTCAAAACCAACAAGAATGATGCTCGTGATGCGGAGGCAATTTGCGAGGCAGTGACACGTCCGAATATGCGTTTTGTACCGATCAAAAGTGAGGAACAGCAAGCAGTGCTTGTGTTACACCGCGTACGTGCCGGCATCGTCAAACAACGCGTTGCACTCGGCAACCAGATTCGTGGCCTATTGGCTGAGTTCGGCATCACTATTCCGCGGAGCTTCAAGCAGCTCAATACACGGCTGATACAGATCATCAGTTCACAAGATAGCCAAATACCCAGGGATCTCAATGTAATGTTTTCCTCACTCTTTCAGGAGCTGACCAATCTCACTTGCCGGATCAAGGTATTCGATAAGCAGATCGAATCGCATCTTCGTAGCAGCAAGGAATGTCAGCGTATCCTGCAGATCGAAGGAGTAGGTCCGCTGACTGCTACGGCTGTAGTGGCATCGATTGGCGATATCCAGAACTTTAAGAGCGCCAGCCAGTTCGCAGCCTGGCTTGGGCTGGTTCCGCGACAAAATTCCAGCGGCGGCAAAACCCAGTTGCAGGGCATCAGCAAACGCGGCGATATCTATCTGCGTTGCCTGCTGGTGCATGGTGCTCGTGCAGCCCTGAGCTATGCTAAACGTATCGACAAGCTCAACAGTTGGCAACAGGCAATGCTGCAACGAAAGACTCTCAACAAAGTGGTGGTGGCGATGGCACACCGAACGGCAAGGCGTATCTGGGCGGTACTTACTAACGACTGCGCTTATGACCCGAGTTATCCACAGCGACTTGTCGCTCAGCACTATTGA
- a CDS encoding carbonic anhydrase: MKIKFLNIFLFVSFSYTSFAFAATPHWSHEDQATWWGIPDPAEGLPLTYPFAECGVGKHQAPIDLAATQIDTTQGLNKVQALYPVDTPIFFNSGHGVQVNTSSNYKGELKIGEESYPLIQFHFHEPSEHVIDGQPFAAELHYVHVRDDGRIVVLAVAIAIGAENTTFQTILDNTPDEESGKNSDTKIQINPASLLPASLDTNSLNYYTFAGSLTTPPCSEGVQWYLLSEIITISSAQLEQLKGFYSNNARSAQDINGRILLSN; encoded by the coding sequence ATGAAAATAAAATTCTTGAATATATTTCTTTTTGTTTCTTTTAGTTATACAAGTTTTGCTTTTGCTGCCACCCCTCACTGGAGTCACGAAGATCAAGCTACGTGGTGGGGAATTCCAGACCCGGCCGAAGGTTTACCCTTGACGTATCCTTTTGCTGAATGTGGCGTAGGTAAACATCAGGCTCCAATCGATCTCGCAGCCACGCAAATCGACACAACTCAAGGGCTGAACAAAGTACAAGCCTTATATCCCGTTGACACACCGATTTTCTTCAACAGCGGACACGGAGTGCAGGTAAATACTTCCTCCAATTACAAAGGCGAATTAAAAATCGGGGAAGAATCTTATCCACTCATTCAGTTTCATTTTCATGAACCGAGTGAACATGTAATTGATGGCCAACCCTTTGCTGCAGAACTGCATTATGTTCATGTAAGGGATGATGGAAGAATTGTAGTGCTAGCGGTCGCAATTGCTATAGGTGCAGAAAATACGACTTTCCAAACTATCTTAGACAACACTCCCGATGAAGAATCAGGCAAAAACTCAGATACTAAGATTCAAATCAATCCTGCATCTTTGCTTCCAGCGTCACTCGATACCAATAGTTTGAATTATTATACATTTGCGGGTTCTTTGACAACGCCTCCATGCAGCGAAGGAGTGCAATGGTATCTTTTATCAGAAATCATTACGATATCTTCTGCACAACTCGAACAGTTGAAAGGATTCTATAGCAATAACGCAAGGTCCGCGCAAGATATAAATGGACGAATTTTATTAAGTAACTAA
- a CDS encoding DUF1579 domain-containing protein produces MRYMQFTLVIFCALLFTSTVIADDKSAHKPMDMQEMIAAYEKLATPGEPHKLLGSLAGSWTAKTREWIDSQKPPVESTGVSNGKVLLNGRFLQQEYSGTMHGKPYVGIWTVGYDNLLDRYVSTWIATMGTGIFIMDGTASEDGRTITFTGQHAELGGGHMTHRAIWKIIDNSTQEFVMYGTHHGGKEMKIFETIYTRKQ; encoded by the coding sequence ATGCGTTATATGCAATTTACACTCGTCATTTTTTGTGCGCTATTATTCACCTCCACTGTCATTGCAGATGACAAGAGTGCGCACAAGCCAATGGATATGCAGGAAATGATAGCAGCTTACGAAAAACTGGCCACACCTGGCGAACCGCATAAGCTATTGGGAAGCCTCGCCGGAAGTTGGACAGCCAAAACCAGAGAATGGATAGATTCTCAGAAACCACCTGTAGAATCAACCGGTGTATCTAATGGAAAAGTATTACTAAACGGACGTTTCCTGCAACAAGAATACAGTGGCACTATGCACGGAAAACCTTACGTGGGGATCTGGACCGTCGGTTATGACAATCTTCTCGACCGGTATGTGTCGACATGGATCGCCACGATGGGGACAGGTATTTTTATCATGGATGGGACAGCCAGTGAAGACGGCAGGACCATCACCTTCACCGGGCAACATGCGGAATTGGGTGGTGGACACATGACGCATCGCGCTATCTGGAAAATTATAGATAATAGTACCCAGGAGTTTGTGATGTATGGCACCCATCATGGTGGCAAGGAAATGAAAATATTTGAAACCATTTACACAAGAAAACAATAA
- a CDS encoding type 1 glutamine amidotransferase, with amino-acid sequence MKPVAIFRYLPIEGPGYFATFLDNNHIPWQLIKIDAGASVPRDPQEFSGLVFMGGPMSVNDDLPWIDSSLALIRQAVDNDIPVLGHCLGGQLMAKALGGAISTIPFKEMGWGEVNIPENPVASSWFGDLKHFQTFHWHGETFSLPPGATNILSSPYCENQAFAMNMHLGMQCHVEMTARMVRDWCSVAAEELTTLEGPAVQSISEIEKDLPQRIEDLNIIAERLYLKWIAYLK; translated from the coding sequence ATGAAGCCCGTTGCAATTTTTAGATATTTACCCATCGAAGGGCCTGGCTATTTTGCCACATTTCTCGACAATAATCATATTCCCTGGCAATTGATCAAAATTGATGCAGGCGCAAGCGTGCCCAGAGATCCACAAGAATTCAGTGGGTTAGTTTTTATGGGTGGACCAATGAGCGTAAATGATGACTTACCTTGGATTGATTCATCACTCGCTTTGATCAGACAAGCGGTTGATAACGACATACCGGTGCTGGGGCATTGCTTGGGTGGACAATTAATGGCCAAAGCATTAGGCGGGGCAATTAGTACCATCCCATTCAAGGAAATGGGATGGGGTGAAGTGAATATTCCTGAAAATCCAGTAGCATCATCTTGGTTCGGTGATCTGAAACATTTCCAAACTTTCCATTGGCATGGTGAAACTTTTAGTTTGCCCCCTGGTGCAACCAATATTTTGTCCAGTCCTTATTGCGAGAATCAGGCTTTTGCAATGAATATGCATTTAGGAATGCAATGTCATGTTGAAATGACTGCGCGCATGGTGCGCGATTGGTGCAGTGTCGCTGCAGAAGAATTAACAACCTTAGAAGGACCTGCTGTGCAATCAATCAGTGAAATCGAAAAAGATCTCCCTCAGCGCATTGAAGATCTCAATATCATTGCGGAGCGTTTGTATCTGAAATGGATTGCTTATCTCAAATAA
- a CDS encoding DUF1428 domain-containing protein, with product MGKYVDGYVLPVSQDNLQEYKEMANLAGSIWKEYGALEYIECTGDDLDQKEFTSFKKMVKAKENETIVFAWIVFESKEHRDQVNKAVMVDQRLADMMNPDAIFDSKRMVYGGFKVIASY from the coding sequence ATGGGAAAATATGTAGATGGTTATGTTCTTCCAGTATCACAGGATAATCTGCAAGAATATAAAGAAATGGCCAACTTGGCCGGTTCGATTTGGAAAGAGTATGGTGCATTGGAATATATCGAATGTACGGGAGACGATCTTGATCAGAAAGAATTTACATCATTCAAAAAAATGGTAAAAGCCAAAGAAAACGAAACCATTGTATTTGCATGGATCGTATTTGAGTCGAAAGAACACCGTGATCAGGTCAATAAAGCGGTCATGGTTGATCAGCGCTTGGCGGATATGATGAATCCAGATGCTATATTTGATAGCAAGCGAATGGTATATGGTGGTTTTAAAGTAATTGCCAGCTATTAA
- a CDS encoding GTPase/DUF3482 domain-containing protein, with translation MVALVSDSQNSLPLLNVVVVGHTNTGKTSLIRTMLRSTQFGVVEDAAGTTRHVEQATLSAHNQPILNVYDTPGLEDSRALYSHIKSLQAKSKSTLPVQILRDFVANIAIDDSLEQEAKVIRQVLRSDILLYIIDVREPFLEKYRLELEILTQAARPIIPVFNFTAENPQALATWREHLAAYNIHATLEFDTVAYSFAAEKRLYQKIQTLVDTHYTPLQKLIDYRAQLWKQLCLSGAKRVIELIVSVTCHREIKIDQNKLHSDYLVEGHFHNFVRKAEQQCLHDLLIIFNFSEKDVEIEKIPVSNGHWELDIFAPGILKAYGLDVGSAAAKGAAAGAGIDLMVGGLSLGAATALGAIAGASWSTFKRYGGEIKATMMGVKWQCADEATLQVLFLRQKYLLQKLMQRGHAAYATLQIDKADNEKLPEHWPQLISTLRQNPAWETPTVARNNNQQYQHIERQFLVALLDQQDAN, from the coding sequence ATGGTAGCTTTAGTTTCAGATTCTCAAAATTCACTTCCACTATTGAATGTGGTTGTGGTTGGTCATACCAATACCGGTAAAACTTCTTTGATTCGTACAATGTTACGTAGTACGCAATTTGGAGTGGTCGAGGATGCTGCTGGAACGACGCGGCATGTCGAGCAAGCTACGCTTTCCGCTCATAATCAACCCATTCTGAATGTATATGATACTCCTGGTTTGGAAGACTCCAGGGCATTGTATTCTCACATTAAGTCTCTGCAAGCCAAATCAAAATCAACGCTTCCAGTTCAAATACTGAGAGATTTTGTGGCAAATATTGCTATTGACGACTCCCTGGAACAAGAAGCTAAAGTAATACGTCAAGTATTACGTAGCGATATTCTGCTTTATATCATCGATGTGCGGGAACCATTTCTCGAAAAATATCGTTTAGAACTCGAAATTCTGACACAAGCTGCACGGCCGATCATTCCAGTTTTTAACTTTACAGCGGAAAACCCGCAAGCACTTGCTACATGGCGTGAACATTTGGCTGCCTATAACATACATGCAACGCTTGAGTTTGATACGGTCGCTTATTCGTTTGCAGCAGAAAAGCGTTTGTATCAGAAAATTCAAACGTTAGTGGATACGCATTACACACCATTGCAAAAGTTAATTGATTATCGCGCGCAACTTTGGAAGCAGCTTTGCTTATCTGGTGCCAAACGGGTGATTGAATTAATTGTAAGCGTTACTTGCCATCGCGAAATTAAAATCGATCAAAATAAGTTACATTCGGATTATCTGGTAGAAGGTCACTTTCATAATTTTGTCCGAAAAGCGGAACAACAATGTTTGCATGACTTGTTGATCATTTTTAATTTTTCCGAAAAAGACGTCGAGATTGAAAAAATCCCAGTCAGTAATGGTCATTGGGAATTGGATATTTTTGCACCTGGTATTCTTAAAGCTTATGGATTAGATGTCGGTAGCGCAGCTGCCAAAGGTGCGGCGGCTGGAGCAGGTATTGATCTGATGGTGGGTGGTTTAAGTTTGGGTGCGGCCACTGCACTTGGTGCTATTGCAGGGGCAAGTTGGTCAACTTTTAAACGTTATGGAGGTGAGATCAAGGCTACAATGATGGGTGTTAAATGGCAGTGTGCCGATGAAGCCACGCTACAAGTTTTATTTCTGCGCCAAAAATATTTATTGCAGAAACTGATGCAGCGTGGACATGCGGCGTATGCAACCTTGCAAATCGACAAAGCTGACAACGAAAAATTGCCAGAGCACTGGCCCCAATTGATCAGTACCCTGCGCCAAAATCCAGCGTGGGAGACGCCTACAGTCGCGCGCAATAATAATCAGCAATACCAACATATAGAGCGTCAATTTTTAGTAGCATTGCTTGATCAGCAAGACGCTAATTAA
- a CDS encoding GtrA family protein: MIDREIGRQFTGFSLIGIFNTIIHLVIVTSLVEVFLAHPMPANAIAFICANLFSFWANSRWSFRTTLTHQRYLRFFTVSLIGLTTSILAIAVSETLNWHYLIGVAISFCIMPLLTFVAHRSWTYKK, translated from the coding sequence ATGATTGATCGAGAAATAGGGCGGCAGTTTACTGGATTCTCTTTAATTGGCATCTTTAACACGATCATACATCTGGTGATTGTTACTAGCTTGGTCGAAGTTTTCTTAGCCCATCCAATGCCAGCAAATGCCATTGCCTTTATTTGCGCCAACCTTTTTTCATTTTGGGCAAATAGCCGCTGGTCATTTCGAACCACCTTGACGCATCAACGTTATCTGCGTTTTTTTACCGTATCCCTGATAGGATTGACCACTTCCATTTTGGCAATTGCTGTCAGCGAAACTTTGAACTGGCATTACCTTATCGGTGTTGCTATTTCTTTTTGCATCATGCCACTCTTAACTTTCGTTGCCCATAGATCATGGACCTACAAAAAATAA
- a CDS encoding VOC family protein, translating into MKPFTQENNKSEYLVGRMSEKNRRGLNIFSKANAMQKITPCLWFDCQAEEAANFYTAIFSNSRIKRVSRYGKIGFEFHNQPEGSVMTVELELDGQTFTALNGGPTFKFNEAISFQVLCKTQDEVDYYWSRLSEDGDEQAQQCGWLKDKFGVSWQIVPEVLGELICSSDSDKSQKTMQAVLQMKKIDIAKL; encoded by the coding sequence TTGAAACCATTTACACAAGAAAACAATAAATCAGAATACTTAGTCGGCCGCATGTCAGAAAAAAATAGACGCGGCCTGAATATTTTTAGTAAGGCAAACGCTATGCAAAAAATTACTCCTTGCTTATGGTTCGATTGCCAAGCCGAAGAAGCAGCCAATTTTTATACAGCAATTTTCAGTAACTCCAGAATCAAAAGGGTTTCCCGGTATGGAAAAATAGGTTTTGAGTTTCACAATCAGCCAGAAGGTTCCGTCATGACAGTGGAGCTTGAACTTGATGGACAAACATTTACCGCACTTAATGGTGGGCCAACATTTAAATTCAACGAAGCGATATCATTTCAGGTGCTCTGTAAAACACAAGATGAAGTGGATTATTATTGGAGCAGGCTTTCCGAAGACGGCGACGAGCAAGCGCAGCAATGCGGGTGGTTGAAGGATAAATTCGGTGTTTCTTGGCAAATCGTTCCAGAAGTCCTAGGTGAACTAATCTGCAGTTCTGATTCTGATAAATCCCAAAAAACAATGCAAGCCGTGCTACAAATGAAAAAAATCGATATTGCTAAGCTATGA
- the ilvA gene encoding threonine ammonia-lyase, biosynthetic: protein MKNNYLERILTAQVYDVAIESPLELVTGLSERIHNQVLLKREDLQQVFSFKLRGAYNKMIKLPPEVRNRGVIAASAGNHAQGVALAAKKLGCSATIVMPVTTPQIKVHAVMGHGATVTLYGDSYNDAYEHAITLAKDEQVTFVHPYDDPDVIAGQGTVGMEILRQHMGNIHSIFVPIGGGGLIAGIAAYVKRLHPKIKIIGVEPVDSDAMYRSLQSGRRVKLAQVGLFADGVAVRHVGKETFRLCRELVDEVILVDTDAICAAIKDVFEDTRTILEPSGALSIAGIKTYVAREKIEHETLVAIASGANMNFDRLRHISERAEIGEQREAVMSVTIPEQPGSFKKFCNLLGGCSITEFNYRYSNPKVAHVFVGISIRNQQEAQALIQKLRQNGLATEDMSDNEMAKLHIRHLVGGHAREVANEILYRFEFPDRPGALMNFLNNLSHNWNISLFHYRNHGADYGRVLIGIQVPPEEKLDFKAFLDQLGYRYWDETKNLAYKLFLA from the coding sequence ATGAAAAACAATTATCTTGAAAGAATACTGACCGCGCAAGTCTATGATGTAGCAATAGAAAGCCCACTGGAACTCGTCACCGGCTTATCTGAGCGTATCCATAATCAAGTGTTGTTAAAACGCGAAGATTTGCAGCAGGTTTTTTCCTTCAAATTGCGTGGCGCATACAACAAGATGATCAAGTTACCGCCTGAAGTACGCAATCGCGGTGTAATTGCCGCTTCAGCAGGCAATCATGCGCAAGGCGTAGCGCTTGCGGCCAAGAAATTAGGTTGTAGTGCCACAATAGTGATGCCCGTAACCACGCCGCAAATCAAAGTGCACGCAGTGATGGGGCATGGTGCCACGGTTACCTTATACGGGGACTCATACAACGATGCTTACGAACACGCCATTACACTGGCGAAAGATGAACAAGTCACGTTTGTTCATCCCTATGACGATCCGGATGTAATCGCCGGGCAAGGAACAGTTGGCATGGAAATCTTGCGCCAACACATGGGAAATATTCATTCTATTTTTGTGCCAATTGGCGGCGGAGGGCTGATTGCGGGCATAGCAGCCTATGTGAAGCGCTTACATCCAAAAATTAAAATCATCGGCGTCGAGCCAGTTGATTCGGATGCTATGTACCGCTCACTACAAAGCGGTCGCCGCGTCAAATTAGCGCAAGTAGGATTATTTGCGGATGGCGTAGCAGTAAGGCATGTTGGTAAGGAAACTTTTCGGTTATGCCGAGAATTGGTCGATGAGGTCATTTTGGTCGATACCGATGCCATTTGCGCTGCAATTAAGGATGTGTTTGAGGACACACGCACGATTCTGGAACCATCTGGCGCACTATCGATTGCTGGCATTAAGACCTATGTCGCACGCGAAAAAATCGAGCACGAGACACTGGTCGCCATTGCATCTGGCGCCAACATGAATTTTGACCGCTTACGTCATATTTCTGAGCGCGCAGAAATTGGCGAGCAACGTGAAGCAGTGATGTCGGTAACCATTCCAGAGCAACCAGGCAGCTTCAAGAAATTCTGTAATTTATTGGGTGGATGTAGCATCACTGAATTCAATTATCGTTATTCCAATCCTAAAGTTGCCCATGTGTTTGTCGGAATTTCGATTCGTAATCAACAAGAAGCCCAAGCGCTAATTCAGAAACTCAGACAAAACGGCCTGGCTACCGAAGACATGAGCGACAACGAAATGGCGAAGCTGCATATCCGCCATTTAGTCGGTGGACATGCGCGTGAGGTCGCTAATGAGATCCTATATCGCTTTGAATTCCCGGATCGTCCAGGTGCTTTGATGAACTTCCTCAACAACTTGAGCCATAACTGGAATATCAGCTTATTTCATTATCGAAATCATGGTGCTGACTATGGTCGGGTACTGATTGGCATTCAGGTACCGCCTGAAGAAAAACTCGATTTTAAGGCATTTCTTGATCAATTAGGCTATCGCTACTGGGATGAAACCAAGAATCTCGCGTATAAGCTATTTCTTGCATAA